A genomic segment from Halomonas sp. GD1P12 encodes:
- a CDS encoding YhfG family protein, translating into MQTLSWETKRRYNAEVRRTNYQSSMALEGITVDPRTSRLTKADVIAKYTKTQKR; encoded by the coding sequence ATGCAAACACTCTCCTGGGAAACCAAGCGGCGTTATAACGCTGAAGTCCGGCGCACCAACTATCAGTCCAGCATGGCGCTCGAAGGCATTACGGTCGACCCTCGCACGTCGCGGCTTACCAAAGCCGACGTGATCGCCAAATATACGAAAACTCAAAAACGCTGA
- a CDS encoding putative adenosine monophosphate-protein transferase Fic, with the protein MDKYGTGQDPYCYPGTDVLRNKLNIDEAATLEEAERDLSMINAASIELEPPPFDLAYLQRLHSRLFDDLYDWAGELRSIDIAKGDTRFCHVPFIAPESEKLFRKLAAQTYFTQLDKSALVATCAELYGDLNAIHPFREGNGRTQRLFFEHLIINCGYRISWAGVERATWIKTNIAAMACEYEALAAIFESCIGPPLKD; encoded by the coding sequence ATGGATAAGTACGGTACCGGTCAGGATCCCTACTGTTACCCTGGTACTGACGTATTAAGAAACAAGTTGAATATCGATGAGGCGGCCACGCTCGAAGAAGCCGAACGCGACCTATCGATGATCAACGCCGCCAGTATTGAGCTCGAACCACCGCCTTTTGACCTCGCCTATCTGCAGCGCCTGCATTCTCGACTTTTTGATGATCTTTATGACTGGGCAGGAGAGCTGAGGTCCATCGATATTGCAAAGGGAGACACGCGCTTCTGTCACGTTCCTTTTATAGCGCCCGAATCCGAAAAACTCTTCAGGAAACTGGCAGCGCAAACGTACTTCACTCAACTGGATAAGAGCGCTCTCGTGGCTACCTGCGCCGAACTGTACGGGGATTTGAATGCCATTCACCCTTTTCGCGAAGGTAACGGACGTACTCAGCGGCTCTTTTTCGAGCATCTGATTATCAACTGTGGTTACCGTATTTCCTGGGCAGGTGTCGAACGAGCGACATGGATAAAGACAAATATCGCAGCCATGGCGTGCGAGTACGAGGCTTTGGCCGCAATATTCGAAAGCTGTATCGGGCCGCCGCTTAAGGATTGA
- the astB gene encoding N-succinylarginine dihydrolase, whose amino-acid sequence MSRVDESVQEVNFDGLVGPTHNYAGLAAGNLASQRHGGLTANPKEGALQGLLKMKSLMEAGYAQGVLPPQQRPDLGALRKLGFTGSDERVLASAADQAPQLLRAVCSASSMWTANAATVTPGFDAPDGRVQFTPANLQSSFHRFLEPATTGRVLQAIFHDERHFAHHPALPATPAFSDEGAANHTRLCGAHGEPGVHLFVYGRKAFGGEREPRRYPARQTLEASQAVARQHGLTDAQTVFAQQHPDAIDAGVFHNDVIAVGNGPVLLYHELAFLDEEGTLEALRAKMATPLIPVRVPVEAISLDDAVGSYLFNSQLLSNPDGSMTLVVPGECQENDTVWRVIQDLILAGYNPISEVLVKDVKQSMQNGGGPACLRLRVALTSAEREAIKARALLTPALFEDLTAWVERHYRDRLAPKDLADPQLARESLAALDELTKLLEMGSVYPFQLG is encoded by the coding sequence ATGAGCCGCGTGGATGAAAGCGTTCAGGAGGTCAACTTCGACGGCCTCGTCGGCCCGACGCACAACTACGCGGGCCTGGCCGCCGGTAATCTGGCCTCCCAGCGCCACGGAGGGCTCACTGCCAACCCGAAAGAGGGCGCGCTGCAAGGGCTTTTGAAGATGAAATCGCTGATGGAGGCGGGCTACGCTCAGGGCGTGCTTCCCCCCCAGCAGCGCCCGGACCTCGGCGCACTGCGAAAGCTCGGCTTTACCGGCAGTGACGAGCGCGTGCTGGCAAGCGCCGCCGACCAGGCGCCGCAGCTTCTGCGCGCGGTGTGCTCGGCGTCCAGCATGTGGACCGCCAACGCCGCCACGGTCACCCCGGGCTTCGATGCGCCGGATGGTCGCGTGCAGTTCACCCCGGCCAACCTGCAGTCGAGCTTCCATCGCTTTCTCGAGCCCGCCACCACCGGCCGTGTTTTGCAGGCCATTTTTCATGACGAGCGCCACTTCGCCCATCACCCTGCGCTGCCGGCAACGCCGGCGTTTTCTGATGAAGGCGCGGCGAACCACACCCGGCTTTGCGGCGCGCACGGTGAGCCCGGCGTGCACCTGTTCGTTTACGGACGAAAAGCGTTTGGCGGTGAGCGCGAGCCCCGCCGGTATCCGGCCCGGCAAACGCTGGAGGCGAGTCAGGCCGTGGCGCGTCAGCACGGGCTTACCGATGCCCAAACCGTGTTCGCCCAGCAGCATCCGGACGCGATCGACGCCGGCGTGTTCCACAACGACGTAATCGCCGTGGGCAACGGCCCGGTGCTGCTCTACCACGAGCTGGCCTTTCTGGACGAGGAGGGCACGCTGGAGGCGCTGCGCGCCAAAATGGCCACGCCCCTGATCCCGGTGCGCGTGCCGGTCGAGGCGATCAGTCTTGACGACGCCGTCGGCTCGTATCTCTTCAACTCGCAGCTTCTTTCCAATCCGGACGGCAGCATGACGCTGGTGGTACCTGGCGAGTGTCAGGAGAACGACACGGTGTGGCGCGTGATCCAGGATCTGATTCTCGCGGGCTACAACCCGATTAGTGAAGTGCTCGTCAAGGACGTCAAGCAGAGCATGCAAAACGGCGGCGGCCCCGCCTGCCTGCGCCTGCGGGTGGCGCTCACGAGCGCCGAGCGCGAGGCCATCAAGGCGCGGGCGCTGCTCACGCCGGCGCTGTTCGAGGATCTCACCGCTTGGGTCGAGCGCCACTACCGCGACCGGCTGGCACCAAAGGATCTGGCCGACCCGCAGCTTGCTCGCGAGTCGCTCGCCGCCCTCGATGAGCTTACAAAACTGCTCGAAATGGGGTCGGTGTATCCGTTTCAGCTGGGGTAG
- the astD gene encoding succinylglutamate-semialdehyde dehydrogenase, whose protein sequence is MTAQPLSAKMQQLIDGRWRVGEGARFSKTDPVGGQALWQGEAASPAQVGQAVESARAAFNVWARTPFEQRLALVERFAEVLKQRSEELAWAIASETGKPLWEARTEAGAMVGKVALSIRAHDERTGQREKEVGSAKAVLRHRPHGVMAVFGPYNFPGHLPNGHIVPALLAGNAVVFKPSDQTPLTADLTLQCWQEAGLPEGVINLVQGGVEVGQALAGDGRIDGLLFTGSAKVGGMLHQQFAGQLDKILALELGGNNPLVVKEVSDERAAVLTILQSAFLSGGQRCTCARRLIVPNGEAGDRLIEALSKAIETLHVAGQFEENPAPFYGGLVSPAAADGLLKAQDALEAQGGRVINRMQRLEEGTSLVSPALIDVTGLKVPDEEHFGPLLKIHRFDSWDEALALANDTRYGLSAGLIGGDPTDWDDFLLRIRAGIVNWNRQTTGASGDAPFGGVGDSGNHRPSAFYAADYCAYPVASMEAESLEMPETLPPGITL, encoded by the coding sequence ATGACCGCACAACCCTTAAGCGCAAAGATGCAGCAGCTGATCGACGGCCGCTGGCGTGTGGGCGAAGGCGCGCGCTTTAGCAAAACGGACCCGGTCGGCGGGCAGGCGCTTTGGCAGGGCGAGGCCGCAAGCCCCGCCCAGGTCGGCCAGGCCGTCGAGTCGGCGCGCGCGGCGTTCAACGTTTGGGCGCGCACGCCGTTTGAGCAGCGCTTGGCGCTGGTCGAGCGCTTCGCCGAGGTGCTCAAACAGAGAAGCGAAGAGCTTGCCTGGGCCATCGCCTCGGAAACCGGCAAGCCGCTTTGGGAGGCGCGCACCGAAGCCGGCGCGATGGTGGGCAAGGTGGCGCTCTCGATCCGGGCGCATGACGAGCGCACTGGCCAGCGCGAAAAAGAGGTGGGCAGTGCGAAGGCCGTACTGCGCCACCGCCCCCACGGCGTGATGGCCGTGTTCGGCCCCTACAACTTCCCCGGCCACCTGCCCAACGGCCACATCGTGCCGGCGCTTCTGGCAGGCAATGCCGTGGTCTTCAAGCCCAGCGATCAGACCCCGCTCACCGCGGATCTAACGCTGCAGTGCTGGCAAGAGGCGGGCCTGCCGGAGGGCGTGATCAACCTGGTGCAGGGCGGTGTCGAGGTCGGCCAGGCACTGGCCGGTGATGGGCGCATCGACGGGCTGCTATTCACCGGAAGCGCAAAGGTCGGGGGGATGCTGCACCAGCAATTCGCCGGGCAGCTCGACAAGATCCTTGCGCTCGAGCTTGGCGGCAACAACCCGCTGGTGGTCAAGGAGGTGTCGGATGAGCGCGCCGCCGTGCTGACCATTTTGCAGTCGGCGTTTCTCTCCGGCGGCCAGCGCTGTACCTGCGCCCGGCGGCTGATCGTGCCCAACGGCGAGGCCGGCGACCGGCTGATCGAAGCGCTCTCGAAGGCCATCGAAACGCTTCACGTGGCCGGGCAGTTCGAGGAGAACCCGGCGCCGTTCTATGGCGGGCTCGTAAGCCCGGCCGCCGCCGACGGCCTGCTAAAAGCCCAGGACGCGCTGGAGGCGCAGGGTGGGCGGGTGATCAATCGCATGCAGCGCCTTGAAGAGGGTACGAGCCTTGTGAGCCCCGCGCTGATCGACGTGACCGGGCTGAAAGTACCCGACGAGGAGCACTTCGGCCCGCTTTTGAAGATTCACCGCTTTGATAGTTGGGACGAGGCGCTCGCGCTTGCCAACGACACCCGCTACGGGCTTTCCGCTGGGCTGATCGGCGGCGACCCAACCGATTGGGACGATTTTCTGCTGCGCATTCGCGCCGGCATCGTCAACTGGAACCGCCAGACCACTGGTGCCTCGGGCGATGCGCCTTTCGGCGGCGTGGGCGACAGCGGCAACCACCGCCCGAGCGCCTTTTACGCCGCGGACTACTGCGCCTACCCGGTCGCCTCGATGGAGGCCGAGTCGCTGGAGATGCCGGAAACGCTGCCGCCGGGTATTACGCTATGA